In the Takifugu flavidus isolate HTHZ2018 chromosome 11, ASM371156v2, whole genome shotgun sequence genome, one interval contains:
- the prepl gene encoding prolyl endopeptidase-like: MVFRPCFLPKFSRFRASLRLILSADHKRNSWVYIQRYRASDSHSSVDSFTNNLEKYKDLAKYFSRRLRASYKRFSNIPDYSVICGHDHVYFIESDGIYRMDRRQSDMMPEQVLNLGHVSQLNNGLDIDKEKKIHQWTVQRIRLSPKEKHLAATVKSDYREELRCVIVKLGKANSSALEDPNIILSLDKVFSFEWATDDVLFYTTLEALRCSRVFRLSLTSAETEITSVHEETRPEVFVEVALSRDQRMLSINCTSRTTSEVLLVNLTTSPFEPFLVQPRQLDLLYHVEHWRGRLIILASTGPGQEYQVVQAPLSKPSMDSWIPLFTPEPGTIIKDMDIVGNHCVLVAKTPADEFILTVFPLASPKEVHTVQLPSWACSIKPKRPDVAEQEHVFEFLISSPVHSPVSCCLYPEVGLLATDTEGELSPESQDNIITTRLEARSKDGTSVPITLFHTLPVGDLREVPLLVHVYGAYGQDLNMEFRPEMRLLLEQGWTLAYCHIRGGGERGLSWQRQARVEGKKKGLDDLRECLRHLFSIGISSPSLTALTAFSAGAVPVAALCNTHPHMMRAVTLQAPFLDVLGIMTDPSLPLTLEDREEWGDPVGNPQHKLSISSYCPLYNITPQPYPSILLTAYRDDSRIPLAGVLRYSQTLKSAINAYSTTKSKSEHEPASSVVLNIQCGANHLGPEDFQMMLEEEALKLAFLYTELRLDPPQPPRRRKR, encoded by the exons ATGGTTTTTCGTCCATGTTTTTTGCCCAAATTCTCCCGTTTCCGCGCCTCATTACGCCTAATTCTTTCTGCCGATCACAAACGAAATTCGTGGGTCTACATCCAACGTTATCGTGCGTCG GACTCACACTCATCAGTTGATAGTTTCACCAATAACCTGGAGAAATACAAGGACCTGGCGAAATATTTCAGCAGGAGACTAAGAGCATCATACAAGAGGTTCTCCAACATACCTGATTACTCAGTG ATATGTGGACATGACCATGTGTACTTCATTGAAAGTGATGGCATCTACAGAATGGATAGGAGACAAA GTGACATGATGCCAGAGCAGGTGCTAAATCTTGGACATGTCTCTCAACTAAATAACGGGCTTGATAttgacaaagagaaaaaaatacatcagTGGACTGTGCAGAGAATACGTCTGTCCCCAAAGGAAAAGCATCTCGCTGCTACAGTGAAGAGTGATTACAGAGAGGAGCTAAG GTGTGTGATTGTGAAGCTTGGAAAAGCAAATTCTTCTGCCCTGGAAGATCCCAACATCATATTGTCTTTGGATAAAGTCTTCAGCTTTG AATGGGCCACAGATGATGTCCTGTTCTACACAACTCTGGAGGCTCTGCGCTGCAGCAGAGTCTTCCGTCTGAGCTTGACCAGCGCAGAAACCGAGATAACCTCCGTCCATGAAGAAACACGCCCAGA AGTGTTTGTTGAGGTGGCCCTCTCCAGAGACCAGCGGATGCTAAGCATTAACTGTACCAGCAGAACCACTTCAGAGGTGTTGCTAGTTAATTTAACAACATCTCCTTTCGAACCTTTCCTGGTTCAGCCACGCCAGCTGGACCTCCTGTACCACGTGGAGCACTGGAGAGGGAGGCTGATTATTCTGGCTAGCACTGGACCAGGACAGGAGTACCAG GTGGTGCAGGCTCCTCTCTCCAAGCCATCCATGGACTCATGGATTCCCTTGTTTACTCCAGAACCTGGTACAATCATCAAAGACATGGACATAGTTGGAAACCACTGTGTCTTGGTTGCAAAAACACCAGCTGATGAATTCATCTTGACTGTCTTCCCCTTGGCCAGTCCCAAGGAAGTTCACACTGTCCAG CTTCCCTCTTGGGCCTGCTCCATCAAACCCAAGAGGCCCGACGTGGCAGAACAAGAACATGTGTTTGAGTTCTTGATTTCTTCTCCAGTACACTCGCCGGTGTCCTGCTGTCTGTACCCTGAGGTTGGGCTATTAGCAACAGACACAGAAGGTGAATTGTCCCCAGAAAGCCAAGACAATATTATCACCACACGCCTGGAGGCCCGTAGCAAG GATGGTACCTCTGTGCCAATAACACTGTTTCACACTCTACCTGTGGGAGATTTGAGAGAGGTGCCACTGCTCGTCCATGTTTATGGTGCTTATGGCCAAGATCTCAACATGGAGTTCCGGCCAGagatgaggctgctgctggagcagggcTGGACTCTGGCGTACTGCCACATCAG GGGTGGAGGAGAACGGGGTCTTTCTTGGCAAAGGCAAGCACGAGTggaagggaagaaaaagggTTTGGACGACCTCCGAGAATGTCTCCGTCATCTTTTCTCAATAGGCATCTCCTCCCCATCGCTCACTGCACTTACGGCTTTCAGTGCAGGGGCTGTTCCAGTGGCAGCGTTATGCAACACGCACCCGCACATGATGcgggctgtcacactgcag GCTCCTTTTCTGGATGTGTTGGGAATCATGACAGATCCAAGCCTACCGCTCACtttagaggacagagaggagtgGGGGGACCCAGTAGGAAACCCTCAACATAAACTTTCCATCTCTTCCTACTGCCCCCTTTACAACATCACTCCTCAG CCCTACCCATCCATTCTGCTGACAGCCTACAGGGATGATTCCAGAATTCCTCTGGCAGGTGTTCTCAGATACAGTCAGACTTTAAAGAGTGCAATCAATGCATACTCTACCACAAAGTCAAAATCAG aaCATGAGCCAGCATCAAGCGTAGTGCTTAATATTCAGTGTGGAGCAAACCACCTGGGGCCTGAAGACTTTCAGATGATGCTGGAGGAG GAAGCCCTCAAGTTAGCGTTTTTATATACGGAGCTGCGCCTGGACCCCCCTCAGCCTCCACGCAGGAGAAAGAGATAG